The Mastomys coucha isolate ucsf_1 unplaced genomic scaffold, UCSF_Mcou_1 pScaffold20, whole genome shotgun sequence nucleotide sequence AAGTTTGATGGCAACCCTGACATGCTGGGTCCTTTCATATACCAGTGCCAGCTCTTCATGGAAAGGAGCAACAGAGATTTCTCAGTCGACCGTGTCCGTGTCTGCTTCGTGACAAGCATGCTGATTGGCCGTGCTGCCCGCTGGGCTACTGCCAAGCTGCAAAGATGCACCTACCTGATGCACAACTACACTGCCTTTATGATGGAGCTGAAGCATGTCTTTGAAGATCCTCAGAGACGCGAAGCTGCCAAACGCAAGATCAGACGTCTGCGCCAGGGCCCGGGACCTGTTGTGGACTACTCCAATGCATTCCAGATGATTGCCCAGGACTTGGACTGGACTGAGCCTGCTCTGATGGATCAGTTCCAGGAGGGCCTCAACCCTGACATTCGAGCAGAGCTGTCTCGCCAGGAGGCTCCTAAGACCCTGGCTGCTCTGATCACTGCTTGTATTCACATCGAGAGAAGGCTGGCCCGTGATGCTGCTGCAAAGCCTGATCCCTCACCAAGGGCCTTGGTGATGCCTCCAAACAGCCAGATGGATcccactgagccagtgggaggtGCCCGCATGCGCCTGtccaaggaagaaaaagaaagacgcCGAAAGATGAACTTATGTCTATACTGCGGCAACGGAGGTCATTTTGCCGACACGTGTCCAGCGAAAGCCTCCAAAAATTCGCCGCCGGGAAACTCCCCGGCCCCGCTGTAGGGGGACCTTCAGCGACAGGGCCAGAAAGAATAAGGTCCCCACCCTCCGAGGCTTCGACTCAGCACCTACAAGTGATGCTCCAGATTCATATGCCCGGCAGACCCACCCTGTTTGTCCGAGCTATGATTGACTCTGGTGCATCTGGCAACTTCATTGATCAAGACTTTGTCATACAAAATGCAATTCCTCTAAGAATCAAAGAATGGCCAGTCATGGTGGAAGCTATTGATGGGCATCCCATTGCCTCGGGCCCAATCATTCTAGAAACCCACCATCTGATAGTTGACTTGGGGGAACACCGTGAGATACTGTCCTTTGATGTGACTCAGTCTCCCTTCTTTCCTATTGTCTTGGGAATTCGTTGGCTGAGCACACATGACCCTCACATTACCTGGAGCACTCGCTCCATTGTTTTCAACTCTGATTACTGCCGACTTCGCTGCCGCATGTTTGCCCAGATACCTTCTAATCTGCTGTTTACAGTGCCACAAGTAAATCTGCATCCGTATCTGCTTCAGCATGTGCATCCTCATATGCATCAGCATCTGCATCAAcatctgcatcagtttctgcatCCAGATCCGCATCAGCATCCACATCAGTAtccacatctggatccacagcAGCTTCAGCAGCTGGATATGCAGCACCAGCTGCAGCAGTATCTGTATCAGTATCTGTATTACCATCTATATCCAGTTATGCACCACCATCTGCCTCCGGATCAGCAGGAGCATCTGCATGAGCATCTGCATCAGTATCTGCATCAGtatctgcatcagtttctgcacCACCATCTGCATCCGGATCTGCACCAGTATCTGTATCAGTATATGCATAACCACATGAATCCAGATCCGCATCACCATCAACATCCGGATCCACATCAGCATCCGGATCCCCATCAGGGTCCGCATCAGCATCCGGATCCACATCAGCATCCGGATCCCCATCAGGGCCCTCATCATCATCAGCATCCGGATCCCCATCAGGATCCGCACCATCATCAGCATCAGGATCCGCATCACCACCAGCATCAGGATCCGCATCACCATCAGCATTCGGATCCCCATCAGGATCCGCATCACAATCAGCATTCTAATCCACATCAGCATCCGGATCCCCATCAGGATCCACATcatcatcagcatcagcatcaggaTCCGCATCACCATCAGCATCCGGATCCACATCAGCATCCAGATCCACATCAGGATCCGCCTCACCATCAGCATCCGGATCCACATCAGCATCCAAATCCCCATCAGGATCCCCATCAGGATGCACATCAGGATCCCCATCAGGATCCCCATGTGGATCCCCATCAGGATCCACACCTGCATCCACACCTGGATCCACACCAGCATCCACACCAGCATCCATACCAGCATCCACACCAGTATCTGCACCAGCATCCATACCTGTATCCTCATCCACAATTCTTCTACCACATGGCTGGATTCAGAGTTTTCCACCCTTTAAGGTATTACTATATCCAGAATGTGTATACACCTGTTGATGAGCATGTCTATCCGGGTCACCGGCTGGTTGACCCTCACATTGAGATGATTCCTGGAGCGCACAGCATTCCCAGCGGACATTTGTATTCAATGTCTGAATCTGAAATGGCGTCTCTACGCAATTTCGTGGACAGGAATGTTAAAGATGGGCTAATGACTCCCACCGTCGCACCCAATGGAGCCCAAGTCCTGCAAGTGAAAAGAGGGTGGAAACTCCAAGTCACTTACAATTGCCGAGCTCCCCAGAGCGGCACCATCCAAAATCAGTACCTTCGCCTGTCTCTTCCAAATATGGGAGACCCTGCACACCTGGCGACCTATGCTGAATTTGTCCAAGTTCCTGGCTACTACCCATTTCCTGCTTATGTCTTCTATACAGGTCATCAAATGATGACTGCGTGGTACCCAGTAGGACGAGATGTACATGGAAGAATTATCCTTGTACCTGTTATAATCACCTGGTCTACAAATGTGCACCGCCAGCCTCCGGTGCCCCAGTATCCTCCTCCAcaaccaccacctccaccaccaccacctccaccaccaccaccacctccaccagcaTCATCCTGCAGTGCCGCATAGATACCTGTCATGTCCTTTGTAGTCTCTGCCCTCAACTTGTTCCTGTGCAGCTTCTCAATCAATGACTGTGTGCTACTGGACCTTCAGGCCGTCTGAGGCACAAAGGCATGCAGGGctaaagtcagttttcttcttgacTGCCAATTTGTAAGTGACAGGCCTGGGTTTTACTTCTTAAAA carries:
- the Peg10 gene encoding LOW QUALITY PROTEIN: retrotransposon-derived protein PEG10 (The sequence of the model RefSeq protein was modified relative to this genomic sequence to represent the inferred CDS: inserted 1 base in 1 codon); this encodes MAAEGDSSDCPPPPPPPPPNNNNNNNRPESPNVPDIDEDVFEGRHAEVAEDANNFAEQMNRQFENMNLLDQVELLAQSYSFLDHLDDFDDDEDDDLDPEHDLEFSSHEYSDEDDLELQGAAAAPIPNFFSDDDCLDDLPEKFDGNPDMLGPFIYQCQLFMERSNRDFSVDRVRVCFVTSMLIGRAARWATAKLQRCTYLMHNYTAFMMELKHVFEDPQRREAAKRKIRRLRQGPGPVVDYSNAFQMIAQDLDWTEPALMDQFQEGLNPDIRAELSRQEAPKTLAALITACIHIERRLARDAAAKPDPSPRALVMPPNSQMDPTEPVGGARMRLSKEEKERRRKMNLCLYCGNGGHFADTCPAKASKNSPPGXLPGPAVGGPSATGPERIRSPPSEASTQHLQVMLQIHMPGRPTLFVRAMIDSGASGNFIDQDFVIQNAIPLRIKEWPVMVEAIDGHPIASGPIILETHHLIVDLGEHREILSFDVTQSPFFPIVLGIRWLSTHDPHITWSTRSIVFNSDYCRLRCRMFAQIPSNLLFTVPQVNLHPYLLQHVHPHMHQHLHQHLHQFLHPDPHQHPHQYPHLDPQQLQQLDMQHQLQQYLYQYLYYHLYPVMHHHLPPDQQEHLHEHLHQYLHQYLHQFLHHHLHPDLHQYLYQYMHNHMNPDPHHHQHPDPHQHPDPHQGPHQHPDPHQHPDPHQGPHHHQHPDPHQDPHHHQHQDPHHHQHQDPHHHQHSDPHQDPHHNQHSNPHQHPDPHQDPHHHQHQHQDPHHHQHPDPHQHPDPHQDPPHHQHPDPHQHPNPHQDPHQDAHQDPHQDPHVDPHQDPHLHPHLDPHQHPHQHPYQHPHQYLHQHPYLYPHPQFFYHMAGFRVFHPLRYYYIQNVYTPVDEHVYPGHRLVDPHIEMIPGAHSIPSGHLYSMSESEMASLRNFVDRNVKDGLMTPTVAPNGAQVLQVKRGWKLQVTYNCRAPQSGTIQNQYLRLSLPNMGDPAHLATYAEFVQVPGYYPFPAYVFYTGHQMMTAWYPVGRDVHGRIILVPVIITWSTNVHRQPPVPQYPPPQPPPPPPPPPPPPPPPPASSCSAA